ACCGTAGTTCTATGAAGCCATGGAACCGAGTTCTCAGAGAGGCATGGCCAATCTATGTGTCCTCCCAAAAACACACGCTATCTCGCTGTTCACAATAAAAGACATGACATGGAAAAATAACCTCCTAATCCATAAGAGttctttccaaaaaggagAGTCACAGACCCTCATGGCCACTTGAGAGAGCGAACTAGAATAGAGATGTTGATTACGCAAAATCTCTGACCACAGCCCCTCGCCATCCATAATCTTAAACAACAATTTATCGAGCAAACAAATATCTCTGTCCCATTTAGCCAATCAATATTTGCGCTTGTGCTCATCGCACTGCCATAAAAAACTGGATCGATCAAAATCCAATCGCTTAGCGACACCTTTGGGAACTTCAAAGAACGACATCATAAACATGAGTAAACCGGTGAGAAAGGAAATTATGAGGACCAGCCTCCCACCGCTAGAGAGAAGCTTCCCCTTTCAACTGCTCGGTTTTTTCTCAAACCTATCTTCAACTCCTTTACACTCCTTATTTTGCAATTTGCAGTAATGTATCGGAATTCCCAAATAACGAAAACAGAAGGATCTGACCCCACATCCAAAAGGCTGGGTATATTGAGCTTCAGCCTCCTTCGCTTCACCGAAACAAAAGATTTCGCTATTATAAAAATTAATTTTAAACCCAGACAACTGTTCAAAGATGCATAACAACATCTTTAGATACCTTGTCCAGCCCAAATCATGTTCCAAAAAATGACCGTATCTGCCAGCATATCAGTCACTATATTAAACAAAACGGGAGATATGGGATCTACTTGACCCGGAAAGTCCATTGTAATTTGCAAGATACATACGGTTGACTTTGTGGCCTGGCCCTTCAAACTGAGAACATGTAGTGAGCTGCAAATTAGTGTTGAAAAACGCGCACGTTTGCTCGTTCTGTAGTCAATTAGCAGTCTGATTAGAGTAGACTTTTTGCAGTTTAGTCTATGAAAAAAAGCATGGACGAAACACTACCGAGTCATATATTGTTGGCAAGTGAGAGAACAAATAATATAGGACAGATTCATGTCATAGATTTTAGGTGGGTGATCGCATTTCCTAATTTATTTCGGAATTTAACCGGCGTTGTTTTTTCAATGAGAACAGTTAAATACGAGACAcctgtggtgacttcgtcaatctcaagatccCGCCGGCTCAGTCTCTGGAAAGTGTTCATAGGGGTAAGGTTTGCGTTTGCATGCATACGTTTATAAGGATGAGTGTACGTGTTTGTGAACGTCTGCGTTTGTACCGTGTTCGCTGGAATTTTTTGTACCAACGTGACAGAAACAAGCTCTTATTATCTGAATGAAGACAAACAAATGGAACATACACATCAAGGAATCAACTACACGCTACAGCTCACTTGGGGTAACATTATTCAGTAACCAACAGTCAATTCTTTTATCCcagcacacacacacgcgAATGCAGAGAGTTGCTGACAGACGGATCCTGCCTGCCTACATGAACTTGGCCTTGATGGCGTCCACCTGCGAGTTCTCGATCCGGAAGGCCTTTGCCAGCACGTCGCTGGGtacgggcggcgcggcgccgaAGAGCGTGACGGCGATGGCCTGCGTGCCCTGGAGCTGGCTGTTGAACCCGGCAATAACCGACGCGGGGCCCTTCCCCCTGTTCTGCTGGAAGTGTACGAGGCCGCGCGGGAAGACGAAGACGTCCCCGACGGTGACGGTCTTGGTGAAGAGCTTGTTGGCGGTGGTGATGAAGCCCACCTCCAGGACGCCCTCGGTGACGAAGATGATCTCCGTGGCGCGCGGGTGCGTGTGCGGCGGGTTCTGGCCCCCCGGCGCGTAGTCGATCCGCGCCATGGACACGCCCAGCGTGTTCACCCCCGGGAACGACAGCACGTTCGCCGCCGTCACCACGGAGCCCGCGGGGTTGTTGGTGTTGCCGGCCTTCTTGAGGCCGCCGAAGAAGAAGTCCTCCGCCGTTATGTTCGCCTTGCACGGGAACCCATTCAGCTTGATCGCTGCAACACCACATCGTGTCAGAAAAAAATGAGCAAGCGGCACAGAAGCAAACGAATTAGGTGACAGAGATGAATGACTCACGGGATGCCAAGTCAGCGACGCAGACGTCCTGGAGCAAGTCGGGGTCGCCGGCGAGAGTGGGGGCAGCGAGAgcgaggaggacggcggctgcggcgaccAAGGACATGTGAAGCCTGGCCATTATCGAGATGGGGTCAAATGGTCAATGCCTTGCTATCACTCTCAGCTTGATGTGGTGTGTGTAGCTTCTAGCTTATGGAAATGAGCAGAGGTGGGAGTTGCTACTTATAGGCAGGCAAGGCAGCAGGGCGATCTGTGCGTGTGGCAGCGCCATTTCAAAGATAAGAGAAGAA
The Brachypodium distachyon strain Bd21 chromosome 2, Brachypodium_distachyon_v3.0, whole genome shotgun sequence genome window above contains:
- the LOC100843650 gene encoding germin-like protein 1-1; this translates as MARLHMSLVAAAAVLLALAAPTLAGDPDLLQDVCVADLASPIKLNGFPCKANITAEDFFFGGLKKAGNTNNPAGSVVTAANVLSFPGVNTLGVSMARIDYAPGGQNPPHTHPRATEIIFVTEGVLEVGFITTANKLFTKTVTVGDVFVFPRGLVHFQQNRGKGPASVIAGFNSQLQGTQAIAVTLFGAAPPVPSDVLAKAFRIENSQVDAIKAKFM